In Phragmites australis chromosome 18, lpPhrAust1.1, whole genome shotgun sequence, the genomic window CAAGCTCTGAGAGTGTCCTCCCATGTAGCCACCGGTCGGTCCAGAATTTGGTGTTCGAACCATCACCAACCAAGGTCACAGTGGCCATAGCAAACAAAGCTCTTGAATTTGGATGAAACTATACTTGCAGACCTGCCCAAGGCCGAGATGGCTCCGTCTTCCGTAGCCATATCCatctcatgagaagagccaagCCAAGAGTAGCCAAATCATCAACACCTAAGCCACCAAATTGGATCGGCCGGCACACTCTCCGCCAGGAGACAATACAATTACCACCAAGCTCTTTAAGTTGCATAATCAGCAAGAGAATTTGAGTAACCTATGCTACTTGTAAATTACCAGTTTGGCAGATTTGGGGGATCATAATCGTCCATTGTTGTTAGTTGTTTTACAATCTATATTTATGCTTATAATCCCTCTTTTGACATAACAGTGCCAAAGTTATATGCAATTATGTCAATAATCCACACATAGTTGAAAGATAATTATCTGGAAATTGTTTTGCAGAAATTGTGTCAAATTCGGCCGAAAGGGGCCATTGGGTGCTAGGTGGACCTTAGGGTGGCCTACCAATCAACAAAGATTTAAACCTAGGCCATGCATAAGTCCGTGGTTCCATTTCTACCTACTCATTATGTCCACAAAGAGAGTAAGGGTGAAAGTAGGGAAATGAAGAAAATCAGATTTGtttctttcagaaaaaaaaaaaaggaaagcgTGTGAATTCATAGTCAAATGATCAAGCACAGAAATGAAGAACAAACAATCTAGCACTAGTATAAGATCTCCTAACAATGTGAAGAGACCAAAAAGAAATGACTAAAACTTGTATGTTCTACCTCATTGAAATTTTCCATGTGCAAGATCCGCTCAACAGATATCAAATACAAAAGATGTTGATCTACCTCTTCCCCAAATTTCTTTTGCCACCTAGTGGAAAGCTTCTGCACAATTTAATAAGGCAAAATACAAACCATTAGTCCAACTATGCTTTATGAACTGAAAGTAGTGGCGGCTCAGAGCTTCAAAATGAGTTAATAAGataatgaagaaaaaatattacaaaaaaCTATAGAAAAGAGCGGTTCATTTGCTTAAGAACAATAATATTTTCATTCACAATATTGCATACTAGGACATACATTTAGGGCAGACATTCTTCCACTGTAATCACTTGCTAATTCACAAACGAAATGCATATATATCTTTAGCAAAATGCAACGGATTAATAACTTTACCTTCAACACAGACTCGTCACTAGGCTTAGTCAAGGTACCAATCATAGTACATTGTGGTGTCCTAGCCCCACTCTGTCGGAACTGCAGCCAGCAAAATTAGAACAAGAATGGTAAGCACAAGATACAAAAGAATCACACTTCTACCAGTAAAGGCAACAACTTAAGAGTTTGGGTCATCTCTATTTCATACAAAACTTGACCAAAAGGAAGCAtggaattcaaatattttggcAAATCAGTTTCATAATAACTTGAATCACCCTTCTCGCTAAATCCTGTTTTGCAAAGCCAAATTGTAAATAAGCGTCAGCGGGAAGCTTTACTTTCTTGGCCTAATTTTCTTACTCCCCTGCTAACACAGCTATGTAATTTGTCTCACACTAAGAAGTCCCACATTATGTAATAATCCAGCACCTAAATCTGATTCTCTCATCGAATAGCTGAGCAAGCCTCTACCTACGTGGATCGCACACTGAAATGCAAACCTTTTTGTACATAGTAACAACCCAATGCCTTAGGCctctaattcaaataccctGGCGCAATGCAAAAACCTGCTCAGAGGGGCATCCACCACACAATGCGACAGGGCAACCAAGCTAATGCCTTGAATTTTTGTTCTGTCGCACAATGCACTCGAACACTACAGTTGATGCGCAATTAGCATCGTCAATTCAACGTGGAATGCTAGATCAGAAGATGAAAAAAAGCAACTGAATATTTCTCAGGCTCAACAATGCCGCACCACAGGAATTGTGCCTTAGAACCCCTAAAAGCTCGATCTTTATGGCTAGCGCGACCATCCAACCAACTCAACGCTGCGTTCCCTCACCTCGACGTGGAAGCTGGACCGCGCATCTGGCGCGGCGACACCCGAGGCGGCAAGGCAGAGCGCGGGCGCGCCGGCGGCGTCCGCGACGAAGCGCGCGCCGACGCCGAGCGGCCAGCCGTCGGGGCCCACCACGGAGAGCGTCCCGGACGGCGCGAGCTCCACGACCGTCCGCGCCACCTCGGCCGCCGACGGCCCGGCCCGCGCCGCGGCCaccggcgcggcggccgccgccgtggcCACCACCCGGACGGCGCGCCTCTCGGCGCGCAAGGACGGCGGCTTCTTGGAGAAGAGGGTGGCAGGGGAGGGTagcggggaggagaggagggacggagaagacgacggcATGGCGGAATTGGAGGTCGAGATTCCTTGGGGATTTTTGACGGGAGAAAGGAGTAAGTAGATAGGCGCCGAAGCCGAATAATCGAATGCCCAAGTGGGCTTCGTACTAGCTTTACCTAGGCCTGTGCAAAAATACATCGAAACCAAGGAACCgaaattattgatt contains:
- the LOC133898856 gene encoding glutamyl-tRNA reductase-binding protein, chloroplastic-like, translating into MYFCTGLGKASTKPTWAFDYSASAPIYLLLSPVKNPQGISTSNSAMPSSSPSLLSSPLPSPATLFSKKPPSLRAERRAVRVVATAAAAAPVAAARAGPSAAEVARTVVELAPSGTLSVVGPDGWPLGVGARFVADAAGAPALCLAASGVAAPDARSSFHVEFRQSGARTPQCTMIGTLTKPSDESVLKKLSTRWQKKFGEEVDQHLLYLISVERILHMENFNEDGMWVVPSEYTGAEPDPLRNFAENIVEEMNSKHAEDVHRIYNIYVESDFQVADVKMIWVDRLGFDLHVHSGQGVFSVRIPFSREVSDEKGVKSSFNMMSHHAWEVEKSYSSPEFEKVQFLKKVR